The stretch of DNA CAGGACAACTCAAAAACGCAAGCGACATCCTGGCAAGCATCTCCTCCCAAGACAAAATCGACAACACCGATCCACGTACCCTGCAGAAGTTCTCCGACCTTATCGAAGGCACCCAGAACCGCAAGGACAAGACCAGCCTGATAGGCGACGGTCTCGTCAGCTGCGCGGCGATGCTGCCCGGTTTCACTTTTGGTTCGACGAATCGGTCCAAAGACGATGCGGGTAAAGCCTCGATCGTGCTCGCCACCGACAATTTCTCCGGCAAATCGACCTATACGTTGGGCTCGGCCCTGGATCTGACGCACAAGGCCGGAATCGTTGTCGACGGCCTGTATGCGGGGCCGGAGAGCAGCGAAAATGACCGCACGACCATTGAGATGAAACGCGACATCACTTCGCACGGCGGTTCGTATTTCTCCGTGCATTCCGGCAAACCGATAGAAAACCTTGTACAGACGATCGAAAAACGAAAGAACAGGGACGAAAACAGAATCCGCAAGGCGGCCCTGGTCGACGCCCCGGGTTGGTGGACATTGGCATTGGCGCTGTTGGCAGTGATTTGGATAAGCCTGGCTTGGAGGCTCAAACGATGAACCTCGAAAACCTTATGACATTGCGTTTCAATCCCGCTCTGGGGTGGCCTGCCGGCATCGCCATCGCGCTGATCATGATCGGTTTTGCGATCGCCGTGGTCGCTACTCACCGACGCAGGAAAGGCGAAAGCGACGAGACCCTGTGGGCATGCATACGCCGTTGTGCCATCTGCATCATCATCGCGCTCTTGGCATTGACCCCTTCGACCGTCGCCAGTACGACGAGCAGGGCGGTGAACACCACCGACGTGGTCATCGCCACCGACGTGACCGGTTCGATGGCCGTTGCCGATGCCCAATACGGCTCCTCCAAAACATTGACGCGGCTGGATGCTGCCAAGAAAGCCATCAATGACCTGACCGGCATCTACGACGATTCGAGCTTTGCCGCCGTACACTTCGGCGCCAACGCCACGTTGGATGTGCCGCTCACCCCCGATATCGGAGCCATTCACAACTGGGCAACAGGGTTGCGCACGGAGCCGACCGCCGTCTCTGCCGGATCGAATCTGGACGCTCCGATCGACCCTCTGCTGGTCACGCTCAAGCAAATGCGCGCCGCTCATCCGCACGACAAAATCGTACTCTATTACATTTCTGACGGCGAACAGACATCCGCCGGTTCACGTCGAACCTTCTCCTCGCTTCGAGCGTATCTTGACGACGCCTTTACCCTCGCCGTCGGCAGCACCCAAGGCGGGCGGATTCCGGAAGTCAAGGCAGGCCTCACCGACTCGTCAAGCGACCAGCCGGGCACCGGCGATCAGGATTGGGTGAAGGATCCCGCCACCGGCCAGCCGGGAATCTCGAAAATGGATAAGAAAAACCTGAGCGCAATAGCCGACGAAATGAGCGGGAAATGCATAGTGCTCGATCGCAGCCACAGACTTGACAAGTCTTCTGTGGCCTCGGTTTCCAAGCATTTCAGGGATGTGAACACACCCAAACGGCGTAAACGTGTGATGCCCTTGGTCTGGCCGTTGTCTATAGTCTTGGCTCTTGCGCTGACGATGGAAATGGGCAGCTGGCTGACGAATTCAAGGAGACTGCTGTGAAGAAACATAAAACCCTTTCTCCTTTGCCCCCCGCAGCACCTGCCAAAACGCCCAAGGCACGCAAGAAACAAGGCAAGGCAACACTTTCAGCTCCTTTGAAAGCCAACAGCAAGAACCGGGCGGCAATGGCATCATTGCCGGTACGCATCATCATGGGGATTCTCGCCGTGATGTTCCTTGCCATCGCAGGAGTGCTTTTGGCAAACATGGCGGCCATAGACACTTACAATCAGGCCACGGCCTCCCTCAATGCCAGCCTTGAATACGCCAAAAAGCCGAATGCCGATCCGCAACGGCTCAAAGCCCAACTCGACCAGGCCAACGCCCAATTCGACAGTGCCCGCCGTCTGGGTCGTATGCTTGCCCCGAACACGAAGAACCTCATCAGCGTCAACAGCGACATCTCCGGCAAGCTCACCGCTACCGTCAAGCACAAGATAGCCAGTACCAACGGCAACGGAAAGAGCGGTGGACGCGCAGCCCAAGGCAAAGGCTCGTCTTCCGATTCGGCAAAAGCCGGCAACCAAGGATTGACCGACGAGCAAAAAAAGCAGGTCGAGGAGACGCTCAAGGCCAATCAGCCCAACGGTCCGGTAAACGGCGACAAGAAAACACCGACCAAAAGCGAGGAAGGCGCCGACGTCAAGCCCTGGTGAGGATAGCCGGTTCAGACAACGGGTCGCGCTAAGGTAAGGGCTTATGCAGCTGACTCAAATTTCACCGGCAATCGCACTGACCTCACTGGACGGACGCTATCACCAGCAGACCGCCCCACTCGTTGAATATCTGAGCGAACCCGCATTGAACCGCGAACGGATAACCGTCGAGATCGAATGGATGATTCTTCTGGCCAACGGATTCGACGGTAACGGCAATGTGCCGGTTCTGGACGGCGTCAAGCCTCTCACGAACGCTGAAGTCACCTATCTGCGTGACATACCCGAAAACTTCGGGGCCGAGGGCATTGCACGCCACGCGGCTTATGAGGCCAAGACGCATCACGACGTCAAGGCCGTCGAATACTACATCGACGACGAGCTTGAAGCCGCGTCAAGCGTGCTCGGAGCCGAGACGCAACTGCCGAACCTCAAGACGCTGGTGCATTTCGCCTGCACTTCCGAGGACATCAACAATCTGGCCATCGCCCGTTGCATCAAGAAGGCCGTCACGTTGGTCTGGCTGCCCCGAGCCCGTGAGCTCAATGATTTTCTCGCGCAGAAAGCCGAGGAATTCAAGGATCTTCCGCTTCTGGCGCTGACGCATGGCCAGCCGGCCACCCCGACGACGTTGGGCAAGGAGCTTGCGGTCTTCGTCCATCGTCTGAACCGCCAGCTGAACCACGTTCAACAACAGGAATATCTCGGCAAGCTCAACGGCGCCACCGGCACGTTCGGTGCGCATACCATCGCCTGCCCGCAGGCCGATTGGCTGGCCATCTCGCGCGAATTCGTCACCAACCGCATGTCTCTTACATGGAACCCGCTGACCACCCAGATCGAAAGCCATGACTGGCAGGCCGAACTCTACGGCACCGTCAGCCATACCAACCGAATCCTCCATAATCTCGCAGTGGACATCTGGATGTACATCTCCCGTGGTGTCTTCGCCCAGGTACCCGTCAAAGGCGCAACCGGCTCGTCGACCATGCCCCACAAGGTCAATCCGATTCGTTTCGAAAACGCCGAGGCCAACCTCGAACTCTCCTGCTCGTTGCTAGACACTCTCTCGAGCACGCTGGTTGAAAGCCGTTGGCAGCGCGATCTGACCGATTCCACCACGCAGCGCAACGTCGGCGCGGCGCTCGGCTATTCCCTGCTGGCACTCGATAACCTGCTTGGAGGCCTCAAGTCCATCCATCCCGCGTTCGAGGTCATCGCCCGTGAACTCGATGAAAACTGGGAGGTCTTGGGCGAGCCCATCCAGACGGCCATGCGCGCCCAGGAATTCGCCGGGCGAAAAGGCATGGAACGCCCATACGAAAAAGTCAAGGAGCTCATGCGAGGCAAAAGCATATCGAAGGCCGACATCGAATCATTCATCGATTCCATGGACTTCGATGAGGCCACCGCCACGCGTCTCAAGGCACTGACCCCACAGACCTATATTGGCCTGGCGGCGCAACTGGTGGGTTTTGACGGGCAATGAGCGACAAAACCCCCTCTTCATCGGTTTCGGAGAGGCCACCGGCGGCCACGACGGATCCAGCGCCAAACCCGACGCAGAATCCCATAAAGCCGGTCGATTCAGCTCCGCCAAAGCAATCAGCGCGACATTATGAGGTCGATATCGACGATGTCGCCCCTCAGCGTGCCCACAATGCCAATGATCTGATTCACGCTGTAGGGGCGCTGATACTGGCCGTTGTCGTCATCGTTTTCGCCACGTACCTGCATGGCATCACCACCGGCGTCGAACACGACGCCAAAACCGCCGGACAGGCCTTCACCTGGCTTATGGATCTGCCGGTGTCCGTCCTTCAGCAATTCCTCAGTTTTGTCGTCATCATCAGCGTGCTGATCCATCTGCTCATCAACAGGGAATGGTTCCAGTCAGCGGTTTCGGTAGTGGCGTTGTTTTGCGGATATGCCGTCATTCTCGGGTTTTCCTTCCTTCTGGCACATATAGGCGTACCGGCGTTGATCAATGCCGTGCAATCCAGTGAAGGCGCGGGGCCGGCGATGCTCCCCGATTTCTATGCGGGCATCGGCGCGTTTCTGACCGTAGCCGGTCCGAAACGTTCTCGCTCCTCGGTCAAATGGGGCTGGAACACGCTGTTTATCGCGGCTGCGGTTTTCGTTATCGTCTCATGGCATTCGGTCGCCGGAACCATCGTCTCCTTCGCGGTCGGCCGCATCATCGGCCTGGTATTGCGCTTTGCTATGGGAACCAGGACCCAGGGGCTGTGGGGTTCAGGAATCGTTCAGGCTGTGGGCAACATCGGTCTGAGCCTCACCGAACTGCATCGACGCGAAGAAGAAACCGAAACGGGAGCCCTCAAATCAAGGCTCGACGACGATCTGATTGAAAACTCGCGTATCTATGACGCCAAAGACGAACAAGGCGAACGCTATATCATCTCCGTGCTGGACTCCCTGCCCCACGCCGCGGGGTATCTGAACCAGCTGTGGCAGGGGTTTCGGTTTACCGGCGTC from Bifidobacterium sp. ESL0800 encodes:
- a CDS encoding VWA domain-containing protein encodes the protein MNLEWHWPWACVIGLVVAIVLIAAWQLVGMRRPDKSPQIPVFDLDEDLNAEHVGELFRQWRVLNRVAVVVLALALLVSLATVSRPSTVDEADERASNRDIVLCLDVSPSMLSYDHEVLASYQRLVSNFKGERIGLSLFNSTSRTLFPLTDDYQLVSGQLKNASDILASISSQDKIDNTDPRTLQKFSDLIEGTQNRKDKTSLIGDGLVSCAAMLPGFTFGSTNRSKDDAGKASIVLATDNFSGKSTYTLGSALDLTHKAGIVVDGLYAGPESSENDRTTIEMKRDITSHGGSYFSVHSGKPIENLVQTIEKRKNRDENRIRKAALVDAPGWWTLALALLAVIWISLAWRLKR
- a CDS encoding vWA domain-containing protein, whose protein sequence is MNLENLMTLRFNPALGWPAGIAIALIMIGFAIAVVATHRRRKGESDETLWACIRRCAICIIIALLALTPSTVASTTSRAVNTTDVVIATDVTGSMAVADAQYGSSKTLTRLDAAKKAINDLTGIYDDSSFAAVHFGANATLDVPLTPDIGAIHNWATGLRTEPTAVSAGSNLDAPIDPLLVTLKQMRAAHPHDKIVLYYISDGEQTSAGSRRTFSSLRAYLDDAFTLAVGSTQGGRIPEVKAGLTDSSSDQPGTGDQDWVKDPATGQPGISKMDKKNLSAIADEMSGKCIVLDRSHRLDKSSVASVSKHFRDVNTPKRRKRVMPLVWPLSIVLALALTMEMGSWLTNSRRLL
- a CDS encoding DUF6466 family protein; protein product: MKKHKTLSPLPPAAPAKTPKARKKQGKATLSAPLKANSKNRAAMASLPVRIIMGILAVMFLAIAGVLLANMAAIDTYNQATASLNASLEYAKKPNADPQRLKAQLDQANAQFDSARRLGRMLAPNTKNLISVNSDISGKLTATVKHKIASTNGNGKSGGRAAQGKGSSSDSAKAGNQGLTDEQKKQVEETLKANQPNGPVNGDKKTPTKSEEGADVKPW
- the purB gene encoding adenylosuccinate lyase, giving the protein MQLTQISPAIALTSLDGRYHQQTAPLVEYLSEPALNRERITVEIEWMILLANGFDGNGNVPVLDGVKPLTNAEVTYLRDIPENFGAEGIARHAAYEAKTHHDVKAVEYYIDDELEAASSVLGAETQLPNLKTLVHFACTSEDINNLAIARCIKKAVTLVWLPRARELNDFLAQKAEEFKDLPLLALTHGQPATPTTLGKELAVFVHRLNRQLNHVQQQEYLGKLNGATGTFGAHTIACPQADWLAISREFVTNRMSLTWNPLTTQIESHDWQAELYGTVSHTNRILHNLAVDIWMYISRGVFAQVPVKGATGSSTMPHKVNPIRFENAEANLELSCSLLDTLSSTLVESRWQRDLTDSTTQRNVGAALGYSLLALDNLLGGLKSIHPAFEVIARELDENWEVLGEPIQTAMRAQEFAGRKGMERPYEKVKELMRGKSISKADIESFIDSMDFDEATATRLKALTPQTYIGLAAQLVGFDGQ